The Streptomyces nigra genome includes the window CGTCAGGTCGTCCGTGCCGACGAGCGGGTTCGTGCCCTGGCCCAGTGTGGTGAAGCCGTCGCCGCCGCCCGCGAGGAAGTTGTTCATCGCGACGCGGTAGGTGGCCGCCGGGGCGATCGGGGCGCCGTTCAGCTTGATCGAGTCCGTCACCACACGGTCCGCGCCCGACTTGGTCAGGTCGAGGGTGTAGGTGAGGCCCGCGGAGATCTGCAGGATCTTCGGCGAGGCCGCGTTGGTGCCGCTGACCTGCTCCTTGAGCACCTGGACGAGCTGGGCGCCGGTGAGGTCCTGGAGGTTCACCGTGTTGGAGAAGGGCTGCACCGTGAAGCCCTCGGCGTAGGTGACCACGCCGTCGCCCTCGGCACCCTGGGCCGCGTAGGTCAGGGGCGCCCGGATGCCGCCGGGGTTCATCAGCGCGAGGTCGGTCTCCGGGTCCAGCTCCTTGCCGTAGGCGAGCTGGGCGTCGGCGATCAGGTCGCCGAGCGGGGACTCGGTGCCGTCCTTGACGATGTCGGCGGAGATGTAGCCGATCGGGCGGTTGCCGATGGGCGCCGCGAGGGTGTTCCACTTCGAGATCAGCGCGGTCATGTCGGGGGCCTTGGCGACGTCCCGGGTGACCACGTGGTTCGCGGACTTCACGGACGTACGGGCGATGTCGCCGGTGCGGCGGTCGTACGTCAGCGTGGTGTCGGTGTAGAGGCGGCCGAAGGACGAGGCCGAGGTGACCGTGCGGGGCTTGCCCGACGGGTCGGGGATCGTGCACGCGTACGCGTTGTGCGTGTGGCCGGTGACCAGCGCGTCCACCGACGGCGTGATGTTCTTGGCGATGTCCACGATCGGGCCGGAGACGCCGGAGCCGGCGCTCCCGGAGTCACAGTCGTAGTTGTACGAGGTGGAGGCCGGGAAGCCGCCCTCGTGGATGAGGGCCACGATCGACTTGACGCCCTGGCGCTGCAGCTCCTTGGCGTACTTGTTGATCGTCTCGACCTCGTCCTTGAACTTCAGGCCCTTGACGCCCTCGGCGGAGACGACGCCCGGGGTGCCCTCGAGGGTGACCCCGATGAAGCCGATCTTGACGTCCTTCTTCTTCCACACCCAGTAGGGCTTGAGGATCGGCTTGCCGCTCTTCTCGCTCAGCACGTTCGCGGCGAGGTAGGGGAAGTCGGCGCCCTTGAACTTCTTGTCCGAGTAACAGCCGTCCGTGGGGTGGCAGCCGCCGTTCTGCAGGCGGGCCAGTTCCTTGGAGCCCTCGTCGAACTCGTGGTTGCCGACGGAGGTGACGTCGAGCTTGAGCTTGTTCAGCGCCTCGACGGTGGGCTCGTCGTGGAAGAGGCCCGAGATCAGCGGGGAGGCGCCGACCATGTCGCCGCCGGCCGCGGTGACGGAGTACTTGTTGCCCTCGCGGGCCTGGCGCAGATGGGTGGCCAGGTACTCCACGCCGCCCGCGTCGATGGTCTTCGTGGTGCCGTCGGCCTGGAGTTCGGTGACCCGGCCGGAGGAGCCGGACGGCGGCTCCAGGTTGCCGTGCAGGTCGTTGAAGGACAGCAGCTGCACGTCCTGGTAGCGGCTGGTGTGGCCGTGACCGTGGCCGCCCTTGCCGGAAGGGGCCGGCGAGGCGGTCGCGGGGAGGGCCGCGGCGAGCGCGCCGGCGGTGGCGAGCCCGGCGGCCGTCGCGACCAGTGCGTATGTACGGCGTCTGCGGTGCTGCTGGTGGGATGTGGCTGACATCCGCCCCCCTGTGGGTCGTGAGTGGCATGGGCCCGTCGGCCCGCAGCCTAGAGTCAACGCGCGTAGCGCGACAGGGGGTTCCGGGTTACACCTTGGTTGCTTCTGTGCCGCGACTTTGCCCGGACAGCGCCTTACCCTCGTACGCATGACCAGCGACGACATCGCCCGCTCTGTCCCGTCCCGTTCCGTCGAGACCTACTCCGCCCTCGCCCCGGAGCAGACCGAGGCCGTCCTCGAACTGCTCGCGGAGGCCGCCCGGATCGACGGGCAGCAGGCGGTGTCCGAACAGGGCAGACTCCAGCTGCGGCACAGCGTTGGCGGCGGCCGGGAGGGCGTCTCCCATCTGCTGCTGACGGTGGGCGGCGAACTCGTCGGGTACGCCCAGCTGGAGGACACGGATCCGGTGGAGGCGCCCGCCGCCGAACTGGTCGTGCACCCCTCGCACCGCGGCCATGGGCACGGGCGGGCGCTGGGGACGGCCCTGCTGGCGGCGTCCGGCAAGCGGCTGCGGGTGTGGGCGCACGGCGGGCACTCCGCCGCCCGCCATCTCGCCCAGGTGCTGGGGCTGACCCTGTTCCGCGAACTGCGGCAGATGCGCCTGCCGTTGACCGGCCTCGACCTGCCGGACCCGGTGTTCCCGGCGGGCGTCACGGTCCGCACGTTCGTACCCGGCCAGGACGACGCGGCCTGGCTCGCGGTGAACGCCGCCGCGTTCGCCCACCACCCCGAGCAGGGCTCGCTCACCCAGCGCGACCTCGACGACCGCATGGCCGAGCCGTGGTTCGATCCGGCGGGCTTCTTCCTGGCCGAACGGGAGGGCGAACTGGTCGGCTTCCACTGGACGAAGGTCCACGCGGAGGAGCGGCTCGGCGAGGTGTACGTCCTCGGGGTGCGCCCCGGCGTCCAGGGCGGCGGCCTCGGCAAGGCCCTGACGACGGTCGGGCTGCGGCACCTGGCCGCGCAGGGGCTGCCCACGGCGATGCTCTACGTCGACGCCGACAACAAGGCGGCCGTGTCCGTCTACGAACGGCTCGGCTTCACGACGTACGAGACGGACCTGATGTACCGCACGGAGACCTGAGCGGCCCTCACCCTGCGGGCCGGGCGCGGACCACGAGGACGTCGAGCGCGAGCTCGTCGCCGGCGACGGCCAGCCCGGCCCAGTGCGCCTGCGCGGCGAGCAGACTGAACGCGCGCTGCGGCGCGCAGGTCATGTCGGTGCCATCGGTGCCATCGGTGCCGTCCTCGCCGGCCAGCCGCTCCGCCACCGCCCGGGCGGCCGCCTCGGCGTCGGCGGCGTGCGGCCCCAGCGCGGTCGGCACCGGCTTGCCCTCCCCCGACACGAACGCCTCCACGAGCAGCAGCGGAGCCCCGCCCCCGTCCGCCGCACCGCGCCAGCGCGATACCTGAGTGGTGGCCGCGAGTCCGGGCAGCGCGCGGGCGATCTCCGCCAGCAACCACGCCCCCTGCGCCAGACCGGTCGCCAGCGCGCCGGCCCCCGCGCTCGCCGACCAGGCCCGGTTCCCCTCCCCGGTACGGCCCTTGCCCAGCAGCTTCCAGTCGCCGGGCACCGGCACGGACATCGGCGCCTCGAGCGCCAGCACCGCGCTCGCCCCGTCCGTCAGGGCCGCGCTCAGCGCTCCGGCCGCACCCGCGGGGTCGTCGCCGTGCGCGGTGAGCGTGTGCCCCGGCATGTCGACCGCCGCCCAGGCGAAGGAACCGGTGCGGACGGAGCCCACGTCGACGGCCACCACACACGCTGCGGACAGCTTCACGCGCCCCTCCCTCGCCCTCGGCCGCCGTCACCGTACCGGCCCCCGCTTGACATTCCCGACCCCCTTACACCACCCTTTCACTACTCAATTAGTGAAAGGGTGGTGGAACGCGATGATCGAGTACCGCATCGACCGGCGCTCCGGCGTCGCCACCTATGTGCAGATCGTCCAGCAGACCAAACAGGCGCTGCGCCTGGGCCTGCTGGAGCCCGGGGACAAGCTGCCCACCGCCCGTGAGGTCGTCGAGGCGACCGCCATCAACCCGAACACCGTCCTCAAGGCGTACCGGGAGCTGGAGCGCGAGGGCCTGGTCGAGGCGCGGCGGGGACTCGGCACCTTCGTGCGCCGGGCGCTGAGCACCGCCCCGGCGGAGTCGCCGCTCCGCGCCGAGCTGGACGCCTGGGCCGTACGGGCCCGCGAGGCCGGACTCGACCGCGACGACGTGGACGCGCTCTTCACTTCCGTACTGGACACACACTTCAAGGGGGACCCGTCATGACCGTGACCGCCATCGAGGCGGCCGGGCTGGGCATGCGGTTCGGACGGCGGGGGAAGCCGGCGCTGGACGGCTGCGCGTTCCGGATCCCGGCGGGCGCCGTGTGCGCCGTCGTCGGCCCGAACGGCGCCGGCAAGTCGACCCTGCTCTCCCTGGCCGCCGGACTGGCCCGGCCCACCGCCGGCACGCTCACCGTGCTCGGCCGGTCCCCCGCCGAGGCCCGCGCCCGCGTCGGCTACGTCGCCCAGGACAAGCCGCTGCACCTCCAGCTCACCGTCGCCGAGACCCTGCGCTGGGGCCGCGAGCTGAACCCCGGCCGCTGGGACGACGAGGTCGCGGAGCGGATCGTCACCGAGGGCGAGCTGGACCCGGAGGCGAAGATCAGCTCCCTCTCCGGCGGTCAGCGCACCCGCGTGGCCCTCGCCCTCGCGCTCGGCAAGCGGCCCGAACTGCTCCTCCTGGACGAGCCGATGGCCGACCTCGACCCGCTCGCCCGGCACCAGCTGATGGCGTCCCTCATGGCGGACGCGGCCGGACACGGCACCACGGTCGTGATGTCCTCGCACGTCGTCGCCGAGCTGGAGGGCTCCTGCGACCATCTGCTGCTGCTCAACGCCGGACGGGTACGCCTGTCCGGCCCCCTGGACGACGTGCTCGCCGCACACCGCCTGGTCACCGGGCGCGCCGACACCTCCCTGGAGCCGCACACCGTCGTCGAGTCGCGCACCACCGGCCGCTCGCTCACCGCCCTGATCCGGCCCGAGGGCCCTCTCGACGCCGGCTGGCAGGACACCGCCCCCACCCTGGAGGAGCTGGTCCTCGCCCATCTCCGTGCCCCGCAGGCCCCCGCCCTGCTCCTCGACGACGTGCGGGAGGCCGCCGTATGACCACCGTGACCCTCAAGAGCACCGCGCCCGCCGTCACCGCGCGGCGCGGACCCCGGGGCCTGCTCTGGGCGATGCTGCGGCTGCACCGCTCGGCGCTGTGGTTCTGGGTGATGCTGGTGGCCGTCGCCGCCGGCGTCCTGCTGTGGGCGTACGGGCCGGGCGCGGACGCCGCCTGGGCCGAGTACCGGTCCCGGGGCTGTCTCGACGGTCGGCCGAACCTGGGCTGCGACATGGGGGGCCGTGCCGCCGACCGCTACCGGAGCGCCGAGGCGCTGGCCGGCGGGCTCATCCAGATCGTCCCCTTCCTCACCGCGGCCTGGGCCGGCGCCGCGCTCATCGGCCGGGAGCTGGAGAACGGCACGGCACGCCTCGCCTGGACCCAGTCGGTCTCCCCGGCCCGCTGGCTCGCCGCGAAGCTCGCCGTCCCGGCCGCGCTGCTGGCCGCCGGCATGCTCGTGCTCACCCTGCTGCACCGCCTGCTGTTCACCGCCGACCCCGCGCTGCGCGTCACCATCGGCATGGCGGACTGGCACCAGAGCCCGGCCTACGAGGCCAACGGCACCCTCGCCACCGCCTACGCCCTGCTGGGCCTGGCCGTCGGCGCCCTCGCGGGGATGCTCCAGCGCCGCGCCCTGCCCGCGCTCGGCACCGCGGTCCTCGGCCTCGGCGCGCTGATGATCGCCCTCAGCGATGTGCGCCCGTACCTGTGGCCGGTCAAGACGCTGACCGGCAAGCAGTACCCCGAGTGGAGCGGCATGGTCGTCGACGACGGCGCCCTGACCTCGACCGGCGCCCGCGTCAGCGACCCCATCTGCGTAGACGACGCCCGCTGTCTGGCCGAGCACGACATCGTCGGCTACTACCGCGACTTCCACCCGGCCTCGCACTTCTGGCCGCTGCAGCTGGCCGAGACGGCCGTCGTCCTCACCCTCGCGGCCCTCGCGGTGCTGCTCTCCTTCCGTCTGCTGAACCGCCGGGTCGCGCGAGCCGTATGACGGGAGCGGCCGCTCGCACGCGTCCGTACGTCTCTCCACGGGGGGGGGGACGTGCGGGCGGGCGCGGCCGTGTCCCGCACGCCATGTCCTGGTAACCGGCGGTTCAACCGGCCTTGCCACCCTCGGCGCATGACTCCCGCCGTGCCAGAGCCCGCGCCGCCTCCGCACACGGGCGCGGGGAACGGGGACGTACGACACCTCCCGGTGACGCTCCCACCCGCGCGTTCCGACGCGCCTGTACGCCTCGATGCGCGGAAGAATGGGCGTATGAGCCAGTCCTCGAACGCCCAGGCACAGGTCCAGCACGCGCAGCCCTCCGTGGGCTCGATCGCGGCGCACCGCCCGCACACCGTCACCTCCGCGGCCGTCTCCGACCTGGAACCCGACATCGACGCCGATCTCGACGCCTACGACATCGGCGAGGTCGAGGGCGTCCAGCTGCCCCAGGGCCGCTTCCTCGACCGGGAGCGCAGCTGGCTGGCGTTCAACGAGCGGGTGCTGGAACTCGCCGAGGACCCCACCACCCCGCTGCTCGAGCGGGCGAACTTCCTGGCCATCTTCGCCAGCAACCTGGACGAGTTCTTCATGGTCCGGGTGGCCGGTCTGAAGCGCCGCATAGCCACCGGCGTGGCCACCCGCTCCGCCTCCGGGCTCCAGCCGCGCGAGGTGCTGGAGATGATCTGGGCCCGCTCGCGCGAGCTCATGGCCCGGCACGCCGCCTGCTACCACGAGGACGTCGCTCCCGCACTCGCGGAGGAGGGCATCCACCTGGTCCGCTGGAACGAGCTGACGGAGAAGGAGCAGGCCCGCCTCTTCACCCTGTTCCGGCACCAGATCTTCCCGGTGCTGACCCCGCTGGCCGTCGACCCGGCGCACCCCTTCCCTTACATCTCCGGGCTCTCCCTGAACCTGGCCGTCCGGGTCCGCAACCCCGTCACCGGCACCCCGCACTTCGCCCGCGTCAAGGTGCCCCCGCTGCTCTCCCGCTTCCTGGAGGCCTCCCCCGGCCGGCACGTCCCGCTGGAGGACGTCATCGCCGCGCACCTGGAGGAGCTGTTCCCGGGCATGGAGGTGCTGGAGCACCACGCGTTCCGGGTCACCCGCAACGAGGACCTGGAGGTCGAGGAGGACGACGCGGAGAACCTCCTGCAGGCTCTGGAGAAGGAGCTCATGCGGCGCCGCTTCGGGCCGCCGGTGCGCCTGGAGGTCGAGGAGAACATCAACCAGGAGGTCCTGGACCTGCTGGTGCGCGAGCTGAAGATCAGCGAGGCCGAGGTCTACCCGCTGACCGGCCCCCTGGACCTCACGGGCCTCTTCCGGATCGCCTCCATCGACCGGCCCGAGCTGAAGTACCCGAAGTTCATCGCGGGCACCCACCGCGACCTCGCCGAGGTGGAGTCGGCGTCCGCGCCGGACATCTTCGCCGCGCTGCGCAGCCGGGACGTCCTGCTGCACCACCCGTACGACTCCTTCTCCACGTCCGTGCAGGCGTTCCTGGAGCAGGCGGCCGACGACCCGGACGTCCTCGCGATCAAGCAGACCCTGTACCGGACCTCCGGCGACTCCCCCATCGTCAACGCGCTCATCGACGCGGCCGAGGCCGGCAAGCAGGTCCTGGTGCTGGTCGAGATCAAGGCGCGCTTCGACGAGCACGCCAACATCAAGTGGGCGCGCAAGCTGGAGGAGGCCGGCTGCCACGTCGTGTACGGCCTGGTCGGCCTGAAGACGCACTGCAAGCTGTCGCTGGTGGTCCGTCAGGAGGGCGAGACCCTGCGGCGCTACAGCCACGTCGGCACCGGCAACTACCACCCGAAGACGGCCCGCCTGTACGAGGACCTGGGCCTGCTGACCGCCGACCCGCAGGTCGGCGCGGACCTGTCCGACCTGTTCAACCGGCTGTCGGGCTACTCGCGCCGCGAGACCTACCGACGTCTGCTGGTCGCTCCCAAGTCCCTGCGGGACGGCCTGATCGCCCGGATCAACAAGGAGGTCCAGCACCACCGCGCCGGACGTCCCGCCTACGTCCGCATCAAGGTCAACTCGATCGTCGACGAGGCCCTGATCGACGCCTGCTACGCCGCCTCCCAGGCGGGCGTCCCGGTGGACATCTGGGTGCGCGGCATCTGCGCGGTCCGCCCGGGCGTGACCGGCCTCTCGGAGAACGTCCGCGTCCGCTCGGTCCTCGGCCGCTTCCTGGAGCACTCCCGGGTGTTCGCCTTCGGCAACGGAGGCGAGCCCGAGGTGTGGATCGGCAGCGCCGACATGATGCACCGCAACCTCGACCGCCGGATCGAGGCCCTGGTCCGGGTCACCGACCCGGCGCACCGCGCGGCGCTGAACCGGCTCCTGGAGACCGGGATGTCCGACACCACCGCGTCCTGGCATCTCGGCCCGGACGGCGAGTGGACCCGGCACGCGACGGACGCGGAGGGCCAGCCCCTGCGCAACGTCCAGGAGATGCTCATAGACGCCCGGAGGCGCCGGCGTGGCACACCGACCCCCTGATCCGGCGGACCCCGCGGCCGGCGCGGTGCCCGGGACGGCCCTCGCAGACCAACTCCGCGCCCAGGCCACGGAGTTCCTCCGCGCGCTGCGCCTGCACCGGGAGGGTGGCACGGCCGCGGAGCCCGTCGACGCGGTCCGGGCGCTGCGGCGCTCGGCCCGCCGGATCAGCGGCAGCCTGCACACCTTCCGCCCGCTGCTGGACGCCGCCTGGTCGGAGTCCGTACAGCCGGAACTGTCCTGGCTGTCGGGCACGCTCGCCCTGGAGCAGGCGTACGCGGCCCGTCTGGAGCGGCTGCTGCTGGCCCTGCACCGGCTGTCGGGGACCCCGGTGCTCCCGGCGCAGGCACCGGGCCCGGCGCCGTCCGGTGCCACCGAGCCCGGCAAGCTCGCCGTGGGCGCGGCGAAGGCGGGCGCCCTGCTCGAACGGCAGCTCACCCTGGCCCGGACCCGCGCCCACTCCACCGCCCTGCGGGCCCTCGGCGGCAGCCGCTTCCACGCGCTCGCCGACACGGTCGCCCTGCTGGCCAGCGAGGTCCCGCTCGCCCCGGGGGCGGCCGGCGCCGATCTGCGGCCCCTGGCGGCCGCCGCCGAGGAGCGGCTCTCCGCCGCGGTGGCCGCGCTGCCCCTGGTGACCGCCGGGCACCCGTACAACGCCGAGGCACTGGTCCACGGCCTGTCCCCGGACCCTGCGCCGCATCCGCAGGACGCGCCCTGGCACCAGGTCCGCCTCCTGCTGCGGCTGCACCGCTACGCCCGCGAGGTCCTGCACGCAGACCCCGGCCTGATGGACGTACGGCTGACGGCGGCCGGGCAGGCCCTGGACCGGCACCGGGACGCCGCCGAGGCGGCCACCGCCGCCGCCCAGGCGGCCCGCACCCCCCGCATCGCCCCCGCGACGGCCTACGCGCTCGGCGTCCTGCACGCCGACCAGCGGCACGAGGTGGAGGCGGCCCGGTTCGCGTTCCAGCAGTCCTGGCAGAAACAGACCGTGGGCACGCCCTGACCCACACCGGCCCAAGGAGGCGCACCCGATGACAGGAGCCGACGACCGTACGGTGCACGCCGCGGGCTGCGCCCTGTGGCGCCGCTCGCCCGACACCGGCGCGCTGGAGATCTGCCTGGTCCACCGGCCCAAGTACGACGACTGGTCGCACCCCAAGGGCAAGCTGCGCCCCGGCGAGGACCCGCTCGCCGGGGCGCTGCGCGAGGTCGAGGAGGAGACCGGGCACCCGCCCCGGCCCGGAGCCGAGCTGCCGACGGTCCGCTATCTCGTGGACGGCCGCCCCAAGGAGGTGCGGTACTGGGCCGCCGAGGCGGGCCCCGGCACCTTCACGCCGAGCTCCGAGGTCGACCAGGTGCTCTGGCTGACCCCCGAGCGCGCCCGGGACCGGCTGACCCAGCCGAGGGACCGCGTCCTCGTCGACACGCTGCTCGCCTTACTGCACCAGGCGTAGGGCCTTTCGTTCGGATCAGGCCGGGCTACGGCCGCACCGCCCCGTCCTCAGGGGTTCACCCTCCGTTCACGCACGCCCTTCGGCGGCTTCACCTGATCTGTCTAATTTCGGCCGTGCACGATGAGAGACCGCGCCCCGGGGGACGTGTCCTCATCACCATTCTTCGCACGCCGCCGAATTCAGGACGGCGGCTCCCGGAAGGAAACCCCTCAAGTGAAGCTTCAGCGCAAGACCCGGCGGGCTCTCGCACTCGGCGCTCTCGCCGTCTCCGGCGCCCTGGCGCTCACGGCGTGCGGCTCCGACGACACCGGCACCTCCGGCGGCGACTCGGCGGCGACCGCCAAGGCCGGCGCCATCGACTGCGGCGACGCCAAGGGCCAGCTGCAGGCGTCCGGTTCGTCCGCGCAGAAGAACGCGATCGACGCATGGGTCCGGCAGTACAGCGCGGCCTGCAAGGACGTGCAGCTCAACTACAACCCGACCGGCTCCGGCGCCGGTGTCACCGCCTTCCTCCAGGGCCAGACCGCGTTCGCCGGCTCCGACTCCGCACTGGACGCGGAGGAGATCGCCGAGTCGAAGAAGACCGCCTGCACCGACGGCGGCCAGGCCATCGACCTGCCGATGGTCGTCGGCCCGATCGGCGTCGGCTACAACGTGCCGGGCGTCGACAGCCTCGTCCTGGACGCGCCCACCCTCGCCAAGATCTTCGACAGCGAGATCACCAACTGGAACGACAAGGCCATCGCGGAGCTCAACCCCGACGCGAAGCTGCCCGACCTGAAGATCCAGGCGTTCCACCGCTCGGACGAGTCCGGCACCACCGACAACTTCACCAAGTACCTGGCCGCCGCCGCTCCCGACGACTGGAAGTACGAGCCCGCCAAGTCCTGGGAGGCCAAGGGCGGCCAGTCCGCGTCCGGCTCCTCCGGCGTGGCGCAGCAGGTGGCCCAGACCTCGGGCGCCATCTCCTACATGGAGCTGTCCTACGTCAAGGACGGCATGAAGGCCGTCAAGA containing:
- a CDS encoding bifunctional metallophosphatase/5'-nucleotidase, giving the protein MSATSHQQHRRRRTYALVATAAGLATAGALAAALPATASPAPSGKGGHGHGHTSRYQDVQLLSFNDLHGNLEPPSGSSGRVTELQADGTTKTIDAGGVEYLATHLRQAREGNKYSVTAAGGDMVGASPLISGLFHDEPTVEALNKLKLDVTSVGNHEFDEGSKELARLQNGGCHPTDGCYSDKKFKGADFPYLAANVLSEKSGKPILKPYWVWKKKDVKIGFIGVTLEGTPGVVSAEGVKGLKFKDEVETINKYAKELQRQGVKSIVALIHEGGFPASTSYNYDCDSGSAGSGVSGPIVDIAKNITPSVDALVTGHTHNAYACTIPDPSGKPRTVTSASSFGRLYTDTTLTYDRRTGDIARTSVKSANHVVTRDVAKAPDMTALISKWNTLAAPIGNRPIGYISADIVKDGTESPLGDLIADAQLAYGKELDPETDLALMNPGGIRAPLTYAAQGAEGDGVVTYAEGFTVQPFSNTVNLQDLTGAQLVQVLKEQVSGTNAASPKILQISAGLTYTLDLTKSGADRVVTDSIKLNGAPIAPAATYRVAMNNFLAGGGDGFTTLGQGTNPLVGTDDLTVLQKYLTANSTPTNPIAPPAAGRITVVQ
- the mshD gene encoding mycothiol synthase; translated protein: MTSDDIARSVPSRSVETYSALAPEQTEAVLELLAEAARIDGQQAVSEQGRLQLRHSVGGGREGVSHLLLTVGGELVGYAQLEDTDPVEAPAAELVVHPSHRGHGHGRALGTALLAASGKRLRVWAHGGHSAARHLAQVLGLTLFRELRQMRLPLTGLDLPDPVFPAGVTVRTFVPGQDDAAWLAVNAAAFAHHPEQGSLTQRDLDDRMAEPWFDPAGFFLAEREGELVGFHWTKVHAEERLGEVYVLGVRPGVQGGGLGKALTTVGLRHLAAQGLPTAMLYVDADNKAAVSVYERLGFTTYETDLMYRTET
- a CDS encoding GntR family transcriptional regulator produces the protein MIEYRIDRRSGVATYVQIVQQTKQALRLGLLEPGDKLPTAREVVEATAINPNTVLKAYRELEREGLVEARRGLGTFVRRALSTAPAESPLRAELDAWAVRAREAGLDRDDVDALFTSVLDTHFKGDPS
- a CDS encoding ABC transporter ATP-binding protein, which produces MTVTAIEAAGLGMRFGRRGKPALDGCAFRIPAGAVCAVVGPNGAGKSTLLSLAAGLARPTAGTLTVLGRSPAEARARVGYVAQDKPLHLQLTVAETLRWGRELNPGRWDDEVAERIVTEGELDPEAKISSLSGGQRTRVALALALGKRPELLLLDEPMADLDPLARHQLMASLMADAAGHGTTVVMSSHVVAELEGSCDHLLLLNAGRVRLSGPLDDVLAAHRLVTGRADTSLEPHTVVESRTTGRSLTALIRPEGPLDAGWQDTAPTLEELVLAHLRAPQAPALLLDDVREAAV
- a CDS encoding ABC transporter permease; the encoded protein is MTTVTLKSTAPAVTARRGPRGLLWAMLRLHRSALWFWVMLVAVAAGVLLWAYGPGADAAWAEYRSRGCLDGRPNLGCDMGGRAADRYRSAEALAGGLIQIVPFLTAAWAGAALIGRELENGTARLAWTQSVSPARWLAAKLAVPAALLAAGMLVLTLLHRLLFTADPALRVTIGMADWHQSPAYEANGTLATAYALLGLAVGALAGMLQRRALPALGTAVLGLGALMIALSDVRPYLWPVKTLTGKQYPEWSGMVVDDGALTSTGARVSDPICVDDARCLAEHDIVGYYRDFHPASHFWPLQLAETAVVLTLAALAVLLSFRLLNRRVARAV
- a CDS encoding RNA degradosome polyphosphate kinase translates to MTPAVPEPAPPPHTGAGNGDVRHLPVTLPPARSDAPVRLDARKNGRMSQSSNAQAQVQHAQPSVGSIAAHRPHTVTSAAVSDLEPDIDADLDAYDIGEVEGVQLPQGRFLDRERSWLAFNERVLELAEDPTTPLLERANFLAIFASNLDEFFMVRVAGLKRRIATGVATRSASGLQPREVLEMIWARSRELMARHAACYHEDVAPALAEEGIHLVRWNELTEKEQARLFTLFRHQIFPVLTPLAVDPAHPFPYISGLSLNLAVRVRNPVTGTPHFARVKVPPLLSRFLEASPGRHVPLEDVIAAHLEELFPGMEVLEHHAFRVTRNEDLEVEEDDAENLLQALEKELMRRRFGPPVRLEVEENINQEVLDLLVRELKISEAEVYPLTGPLDLTGLFRIASIDRPELKYPKFIAGTHRDLAEVESASAPDIFAALRSRDVLLHHPYDSFSTSVQAFLEQAADDPDVLAIKQTLYRTSGDSPIVNALIDAAEAGKQVLVLVEIKARFDEHANIKWARKLEEAGCHVVYGLVGLKTHCKLSLVVRQEGETLRRYSHVGTGNYHPKTARLYEDLGLLTADPQVGADLSDLFNRLSGYSRRETYRRLLVAPKSLRDGLIARINKEVQHHRAGRPAYVRIKVNSIVDEALIDACYAASQAGVPVDIWVRGICAVRPGVTGLSENVRVRSVLGRFLEHSRVFAFGNGGEPEVWIGSADMMHRNLDRRIEALVRVTDPAHRAALNRLLETGMSDTTASWHLGPDGEWTRHATDAEGQPLRNVQEMLIDARRRRRGTPTP
- a CDS encoding CHAD domain-containing protein yields the protein MAHRPPDPADPAAGAVPGTALADQLRAQATEFLRALRLHREGGTAAEPVDAVRALRRSARRISGSLHTFRPLLDAAWSESVQPELSWLSGTLALEQAYAARLERLLLALHRLSGTPVLPAQAPGPAPSGATEPGKLAVGAAKAGALLERQLTLARTRAHSTALRALGGSRFHALADTVALLASEVPLAPGAAGADLRPLAAAAEERLSAAVAALPLVTAGHPYNAEALVHGLSPDPAPHPQDAPWHQVRLLLRLHRYAREVLHADPGLMDVRLTAAGQALDRHRDAAEAATAAAQAARTPRIAPATAYALGVLHADQRHEVEAARFAFQQSWQKQTVGTP
- a CDS encoding NUDIX hydrolase, producing MTGADDRTVHAAGCALWRRSPDTGALEICLVHRPKYDDWSHPKGKLRPGEDPLAGALREVEEETGHPPRPGAELPTVRYLVDGRPKEVRYWAAEAGPGTFTPSSEVDQVLWLTPERARDRLTQPRDRVLVDTLLALLHQA
- the pstS gene encoding phosphate ABC transporter substrate-binding protein PstS, giving the protein MKLQRKTRRALALGALAVSGALALTACGSDDTGTSGGDSAATAKAGAIDCGDAKGQLQASGSSAQKNAIDAWVRQYSAACKDVQLNYNPTGSGAGVTAFLQGQTAFAGSDSALDAEEIAESKKTACTDGGQAIDLPMVVGPIGVGYNVPGVDSLVLDAPTLAKIFDSEITNWNDKAIAELNPDAKLPDLKIQAFHRSDESGTTDNFTKYLAAAAPDDWKYEPAKSWEAKGGQSASGSSGVAQQVAQTSGAISYMELSYVKDGMKAVKIKTGAAEPVEATTENATKSISEAKVVGTGKDLALELNYTPSAEGAYPITLVTYEVVCDKGNKAESLPAVKSFLSYIASEDGQGLLADAGYAPVPAEIITKVRSTISSLS